The Cyanobacteria bacterium GSL.Bin1 genome window below encodes:
- a CDS encoding glycosyltransferase, translated as MTVSEFTEQYRARRLRWRVLRLRLTTFVLLSIILIAAGVAIAWFAGEGTVTQLFDQLYQLQQNPPQLLEAPMKASRRALLLPTLILLAFVFIVTKTVPTPRGWARFVIITILLTLTVRYLLWRSLTTLNVSDPLNGTISLTLFALEMLVLVSSGIQLFLMLNVKNRSPQADQLEPDVKLGKFRPTVDILIPSYDEPEFILRRTIIGCQAIDYEPKRIYLLDDTRRPHIKALTEELGCDYITRPTNEHAKAGNLNNALPQTNGELIVVFDADFVPTKNFLQRTVGFFQDDNMALVQTPQSFYNADPIAHNLGLEDILTPEEEVFYRQIQPIKDGAGSVVCSGTAFLVRRSALEAAGGFVTESLSEDYFTGIRLSAKGYHLAYLDEKLSAGLAAENIGAHITQRIRWARGTLQAFFIQSNPLTIPGLSLKQRLAHLEGLLHWFTSFSRIFFLLMPLTYSFLGVLPLRTTVEEVIYFFLPFYIVQLTVFSWLNCRSRSSLLSDIYSLVSAFPLALTVIQVMISPFSSGFKVTPKGVKGEETIRFNWTLAMPLMLLFMLTAISLWRCLGMTMMGVGHDWRLGWVWSGYNLFMLGTALLILLDIPAQDVYQWFNLRRVVAVKFGNKTIWGVTTKLSEVGLEMALTHSITLPAHLESYAVKLELVEEKITLQGVITALDRGEEFPRLKIQFENLTTDQDRRLVELLFCRPGQWLSKSSPGEIQSLWILLRIVLRPNFLFRNRQEIKGVKVAQVS; from the coding sequence ATGACTGTTTCTGAATTTACTGAACAATATCGGGCACGTCGCTTGCGGTGGCGGGTGTTACGCTTACGCCTGACTACCTTCGTTTTATTAAGTATTATTCTGATCGCTGCTGGGGTCGCGATCGCGTGGTTTGCAGGAGAAGGAACGGTGACGCAGTTATTTGACCAACTCTATCAACTGCAACAGAATCCACCCCAACTCTTAGAAGCCCCAATGAAGGCCTCGCGCAGAGCGTTACTGCTGCCAACACTCATTTTATTAGCGTTTGTTTTTATTGTGACAAAAACCGTTCCGACGCCAAGGGGATGGGCAAGATTTGTAATCATCACGATTTTATTAACGCTAACTGTACGCTATCTCTTATGGCGATCATTAACTACATTGAACGTCAGTGATCCGCTAAATGGAACCATTAGTTTAACTTTATTTGCTCTAGAAATGTTGGTTTTAGTGAGTAGTGGAATTCAACTTTTTTTGATGTTAAATGTCAAAAATCGTTCGCCACAAGCGGATCAACTTGAACCGGACGTAAAGTTAGGAAAATTTCGTCCCACTGTCGATATTTTAATTCCTAGTTATGATGAACCAGAATTTATCTTAAGACGGACCATTATTGGTTGTCAGGCTATTGATTATGAACCGAAACGAATCTATTTATTAGATGACACCCGCCGACCGCATATTAAAGCACTGACAGAAGAATTAGGCTGTGACTATATTACCCGCCCCACTAATGAACACGCAAAAGCCGGAAACTTAAATAACGCTTTGCCCCAAACTAATGGCGAATTAATCGTGGTATTTGATGCTGATTTTGTACCGACGAAAAATTTTTTGCAGCGCACAGTGGGCTTTTTTCAAGATGACAATATGGCATTAGTGCAAACACCACAGAGTTTTTATAATGCCGATCCAATTGCACATAATTTAGGCTTAGAAGATATTTTAACCCCAGAAGAAGAAGTTTTTTATCGGCAAATTCAACCGATTAAAGATGGGGCGGGAAGTGTGGTTTGTTCAGGAACAGCATTTCTTGTGAGACGGTCAGCCTTAGAAGCAGCAGGAGGCTTCGTTACTGAATCTTTAAGTGAAGATTACTTTACGGGAATTCGTCTTTCTGCAAAAGGGTATCATTTGGCTTATTTAGATGAAAAATTAAGTGCTGGTTTAGCCGCAGAAAATATTGGCGCTCATATTACGCAAAGAATTCGTTGGGCGCGAGGTACATTACAAGCCTTTTTTATTCAATCAAATCCACTGACCATTCCCGGATTAAGCTTAAAACAACGCCTTGCCCATTTAGAAGGATTACTGCATTGGTTTACCAGTTTTTCTCGTATCTTTTTCTTACTAATGCCTCTGACGTACTCTTTTTTAGGCGTTCTGCCGCTGCGAACAACCGTTGAAGAAGTGATTTATTTCTTTTTACCATTTTATATTGTCCAGCTTACTGTTTTTTCTTGGCTGAACTGTCGCAGTCGTTCCAGTTTATTATCAGATATTTACTCTTTGGTTTCTGCTTTTCCTCTCGCTTTAACCGTTATTCAAGTTATGATTAGTCCCTTTTCTTCGGGCTTTAAGGTAACCCCAAAAGGGGTAAAAGGAGAAGAAACAATTCGCTTTAACTGGACATTAGCAATGCCGTTAATGCTTCTTTTTATGTTAACTGCAATTAGTTTATGGCGTTGCTTAGGAATGACAATGATGGGAGTGGGTCACGACTGGCGTTTAGGTTGGGTCTGGAGTGGTTATAATCTCTTTATGTTAGGAACCGCCCTACTGATTCTATTAGATATTCCCGCGCAAGATGTTTATCAATGGTTTAATTTACGGCGTGTTGTTGCTGTTAAATTTGGTAACAAAACAATTTGGGGTGTAACCACAAAACTCTCCGAAGTGGGATTAGAAATGGCACTTACTCACTCCATTACATTACCTGCTCACTTAGAATCTTACGCTGTTAAATTAGAATTAGTCGAAGAAAAAATTACGCTTCAAGGTGTGATTACTGCTTTAGACCGAGGCGAAGAATTTCCACGCTTAAAAATTCAGTTTGAAAACTTAACCACTGATCAAGACCGGCGTT
- a CDS encoding DUF4079 family protein — protein sequence MTIDNWLTLIHPALAIIFVFPLIGIVVNFAWATRQRRLQLKTGNQKSKIPPVVGRDHVQLGKWLSAAVVGIILVAFAHAILAKNIIKNQLFTQNPPQAIFIVLMFVLTVASLVFLYKAREKKWRAIFAILTGMGLVVLGSQEGVFRRTAEWYISHYYYGMVAALLMIFSLAIIEEIYKDKSLFWRRVHITLNTIALLLFIGQGITGTRDIFEIGLYTPPPGLVFPGL from the coding sequence ATGACAATAGACAACTGGTTAACGTTAATTCATCCTGCACTAGCGATCATTTTTGTTTTCCCCCTGATTGGCATAGTGGTTAACTTTGCTTGGGCAACTCGCCAACGGCGGTTACAACTGAAAACCGGAAATCAAAAAAGCAAAATTCCTCCTGTGGTTGGGCGCGATCATGTTCAACTGGGAAAATGGTTATCTGCAGCAGTGGTAGGGATTATTTTAGTTGCCTTTGCCCATGCCATTCTTGCTAAAAATATTATCAAAAATCAACTTTTCACACAAAATCCACCCCAAGCCATTTTCATTGTTTTAATGTTTGTTTTAACCGTTGCTTCTCTCGTCTTTTTATATAAAGCAAGAGAGAAAAAATGGCGTGCTATTTTTGCAATTTTAACTGGCATGGGCTTAGTGGTTCTTGGGAGCCAAGAAGGAGTGTTTCGCCGTACAGCAGAGTGGTATATTTCTCACTATTATTATGGAATGGTTGCTGCTTTACTGATGATTTTCTCTTTAGCAATTATTGAAGAAATATACAAAGATAAGTCATTATTTTGGCGGCGAGTTCATATTACTTTAAATACGATCGCGCTGTTATTATTCATTGGACAAGGTATCACTGGCACGCGAGATATCTTTGAAATTGGTTTATACACCCCCCCACCAGGATTAGTGTTTCCAGGGCTTTAA
- a CDS encoding CPBP family intramembrane metalloprotease, which produces MTKTRFTQIQSFPAPFRIGFFLILLVIFWLPVAIPVQLLLNNDPNLVTILVMGWLFILFFILIKVIGQKIYQQVAPYQKIGLSLTSRNGKEVLQGLAVALTLTFTLFALQGSFGWLNWQENALPFWRLILEGALTGIGVAFAEESVFRGWLLNELEQDYSLKIALWTNGIIFAISHFLKPLPVMLETLPAFPGLLLLGLVLVWARRRNQGRLGLAIGLHAGLVWGYYIVDVGQLIHYTETISPAITGIYGNPIAGVMGWLFLLGLACGLKPWKH; this is translated from the coding sequence ATGACGAAAACACGCTTTACTCAAATTCAATCCTTTCCTGCACCCTTTCGGATCGGATTTTTCCTCATTTTACTCGTTATTTTTTGGCTTCCGGTGGCGATTCCCGTGCAGCTACTTTTAAACAATGATCCCAATCTGGTTACAATTTTAGTGATGGGATGGCTGTTTATTCTCTTTTTTATCCTGATTAAAGTCATCGGTCAAAAGATTTACCAACAAGTTGCGCCCTATCAAAAGATTGGCTTAAGTTTGACTTCTCGTAATGGCAAAGAAGTCTTACAGGGGTTAGCAGTTGCTTTAACGTTAACGTTTACCTTATTTGCTTTACAAGGCAGCTTTGGCTGGCTAAATTGGCAAGAGAATGCTCTTCCCTTTTGGCGCTTAATTTTGGAAGGGGCATTGACTGGAATTGGGGTTGCTTTTGCCGAAGAATCTGTGTTTCGCGGTTGGTTATTAAATGAATTAGAACAGGATTATTCGCTGAAGATTGCTTTATGGACAAACGGGATTATTTTTGCCATTTCTCATTTCTTAAAACCGCTTCCTGTCATGCTAGAAACGTTACCTGCTTTTCCCGGCTTGCTGTTATTAGGCTTAGTATTAGTGTGGGCAAGGCGCAGGAATCAAGGAAGATTAGGATTGGCAATTGGTTTACATGCGGGCTTAGTTTGGGGCTATTATATTGTTGATGTGGGGCAGTTAATTCACTATACTGAAACCATTTCTCCTGCCATTACCGGAATTTATGGCAACCCGATTGCAGGAGTGATGGGTTGGCTATTTTTATTGGGGTTAGCTTGCGGCTTAAAGCCCTGGAAACACTAA
- a CDS encoding NAD-dependent epimerase/dehydratase family protein produces the protein MKVVILGGDGFCGWPTSLHLSKAGHEVIILDNLSRRNIDNELEAGSLTPISSMGVRLAAWQEVSGQTIEFYNLDIAQEYDRLLKLLCDEKPDAIVHFAEQRAAPYSMKSPRHRRYTVDNNINATHNALCAIAESGLDIHLVHLGTMGVYGYGTAGMKIPEGYLDIEVVTEEGKRIPQQILYPPNPGSVYHMTKTQDQLLFAYYNKNDGVRVTDLHQGIVWGTDTEETKLDERLINRFDYDGDYGTVLNRFLMQAAIGYPLTVHGTGGQTRAFIHIQNTVRCIELALQYPPEKGERVKILNQMTETHRVRDLAKLIASLTESEVAYVENPRKEAAENDLKVDNSCFLEMGLKPTTLAEGLLHEVTEIAKKYAANADLSKIPCTSVWTKDQKAGIPEIKEEVTSSSSNA, from the coding sequence ATGAAAGTAGTTATTCTCGGTGGCGATGGCTTTTGCGGATGGCCCACTTCCTTGCATTTGTCGAAAGCTGGTCATGAGGTGATTATTCTAGATAACCTGTCTCGACGCAACATAGACAACGAGTTAGAAGCAGGTTCTCTGACTCCCATTTCGTCGATGGGGGTTCGCCTCGCAGCATGGCAAGAAGTCAGCGGTCAAACAATTGAATTTTACAATCTTGATATTGCACAAGAGTATGATCGCCTCCTCAAATTACTCTGTGACGAAAAACCAGATGCAATTGTGCATTTTGCTGAACAACGGGCTGCCCCTTATTCCATGAAATCCCCCCGTCATCGTCGCTATACCGTTGATAACAATATTAATGCCACTCATAATGCCTTGTGCGCGATCGCGGAATCCGGATTAGATATCCATCTTGTCCACCTGGGAACCATGGGCGTTTATGGTTATGGAACAGCAGGGATGAAAATTCCAGAAGGATATCTCGATATCGAAGTCGTAACCGAAGAAGGAAAACGGATTCCCCAACAAATTCTGTATCCTCCGAACCCAGGGAGTGTCTATCACATGACCAAAACCCAAGATCAGTTGTTGTTTGCCTATTACAACAAAAATGATGGCGTTCGTGTCACTGATTTACACCAAGGGATTGTCTGGGGAACTGACACCGAAGAAACGAAGTTAGATGAACGGTTGATTAATCGTTTTGACTATGATGGCGACTATGGAACCGTTTTGAATCGCTTCTTGATGCAAGCTGCCATTGGTTATCCCCTAACTGTACATGGCACCGGCGGACAAACGCGCGCTTTCATTCACATTCAGAATACCGTCCGCTGTATTGAACTAGCCCTCCAGTATCCCCCAGAAAAAGGCGAACGGGTAAAAATCCTCAACCAAATGACGGAAACCCATCGCGTTCGCGATTTAGCGAAACTGATTGCGAGTTTAACTGAAAGTGAAGTGGCCTATGTGGAAAATCCCCGTAAAGAAGCAGCAGAAAACGATCTCAAAGTGGATAATAGTTGTTTCTTAGAAATGGGCTTAAAACCCACGACTTTAGCCGAAGGGTTACTCCATGAAGTCACAGAAATTGCCAAAAAATATGCAGCTAATGCCGATCTCTCCAAAATTCCTTGCACTTCGGTTTGGACAAAAGACCAAAAAGCCGGTATTCCTGAAATCAAAGAGGAAGTGACCTCGAGTTCCAGTAATGCCTAG
- the rsmG gene encoding 16S rRNA (guanine(527)-N(7))-methyltransferase RsmG yields the protein MLPQLTDLWQSTLGWSPSPRQQQQFEQLYQGILAGNRQCNLTRITQAEAFWEKHLWDSLRGIIPLGVENLTTASFIDLGTGGGFPGLPCAIALPQAQVTLLDSTQKKIAYLKTLISQLELLGVKAIAERAEAFGEQPKQQEHYDIALIRAVAAAPVCAEYAFPFLKVGGMAVLYRGHWTVEEEADLNEALGELGGIIGKVEHFSTPITNSERHCLYLKKIEPTDLRFPRPVGVANKEPLRKK from the coding sequence ATGCTTCCTCAGTTAACAGACCTTTGGCAGAGTACCTTAGGATGGTCGCCTTCCCCTAGACAACAGCAGCAGTTTGAACAGCTTTATCAAGGGATTTTAGCGGGAAATCGGCAATGTAATTTAACCCGCATCACCCAAGCAGAAGCTTTTTGGGAGAAACATTTGTGGGATTCTTTGCGAGGAATTATTCCTTTGGGTGTGGAGAACTTAACCACTGCCTCGTTTATTGATCTTGGGACGGGGGGCGGCTTTCCCGGACTACCTTGCGCGATCGCGCTTCCCCAAGCCCAAGTCACCCTCCTCGATTCCACTCAAAAGAAAATTGCTTATCTCAAGACCCTGATTTCTCAGTTAGAATTATTAGGAGTCAAAGCAATTGCCGAGCGCGCGGAAGCTTTTGGCGAGCAACCCAAACAGCAAGAACACTACGATATTGCCTTAATTAGGGCAGTGGCAGCAGCCCCAGTTTGTGCTGAATATGCTTTTCCTTTCCTAAAGGTGGGGGGAATGGCTGTTCTCTATCGCGGTCATTGGACAGTGGAAGAAGAGGCGGATTTAAATGAAGCGCTAGGCGAATTAGGTGGTATAATCGGGAAAGTGGAGCATTTTTCAACACCGATTACGAATAGTGAACGCCACTGTCTCTATTTAAAAAAAATTGAGCCAACCGATCTCCGTTTTCCTCGACCGGTGGGTGTAGCAAACAAAGAGCCTTTAAGAAAGAAATGA
- a CDS encoding DUF829 domain-containing protein gives MKNSKVSPYGSWKSPISSDLIVSESIGLGGVVYDRQDIYWLEARPSEGGRYVLVRRTLQGTVEEVTPSPYNVRTRVHEYGGGAFLVAEGTVYFSNFSDQRLYQKSPQAEPQPLTSEANRCYAELLLDQQRDRLICICEDHDTVDAEPQNYIASVDLKTGDVSCLVSGCDFYVSPRLSPDGKKLAWVQWNHPNMPWDDSQLCVGTVSDQGRVSEVEVIAGGKEEAVCHPLWSPDGQLYFVSDRNNWWNLYRLTSQGKIEALYEMEAEFGSPHWVFGLALYDFISEKQIVCTYTQNGQWYLATLNTETKTLETLEVPYTDIGSIHAQGNEVVFIGGSATEPTAVVNLNLSTGESRVLKRATNLELDTGYLSVPEAIAFPTTGEKTAYAWFYPPQNQDYTAPEGELPPLIVKSHGGPTAATSPRFNLKIQYWTSRGFGFVDVNYGGSTGYGREYRQRLQKNWGIVDVDDCVNAARYLAKMGKVDGNRLAITGGSAGGYTTLAALTFRDTFQAGASHYGVSDLEALAQETHKFESRYLDRLVGDYPEEKAVYDARSPIYHTEQLSCPVIFFQGLEDKVVPPNQAEKMVEAIKQKGLPVAYVPFAGEQHGFRRAENIKRALDGEFYFYSRVFGFTPADAIEPVEIMNL, from the coding sequence ATGAAAAATTCAAAGGTTAGCCCCTACGGTAGTTGGAAATCTCCCATTAGTTCCGATCTCATTGTTTCAGAAAGTATTGGTTTAGGTGGTGTTGTTTATGATCGCCAAGATATCTATTGGCTGGAAGCACGACCCTCAGAAGGGGGACGATATGTTCTCGTCAGACGCACGCTTCAAGGAACCGTAGAAGAGGTAACGCCCTCTCCTTATAATGTTCGGACCCGTGTTCATGAATACGGTGGTGGTGCCTTTTTAGTCGCAGAGGGAACCGTTTATTTCTCCAATTTTTCTGATCAACGTCTCTACCAAAAATCTCCTCAAGCCGAACCCCAACCCCTCACCAGTGAAGCGAATCGCTGTTATGCCGAACTCTTATTGGATCAGCAGCGCGATCGCTTAATTTGTATTTGTGAAGACCATGACACCGTCGATGCCGAACCGCAAAACTATATTGCCAGCGTTGATTTAAAAACAGGAGATGTCAGTTGTCTTGTTTCCGGTTGTGATTTTTATGTCTCGCCTCGCCTCAGCCCAGATGGGAAAAAGTTAGCTTGGGTGCAATGGAATCATCCGAATATGCCTTGGGATGATTCACAGTTATGTGTGGGAACGGTAAGCGATCAAGGTCGTGTCAGCGAGGTGGAAGTGATTGCTGGTGGCAAAGAGGAAGCGGTTTGTCATCCTCTCTGGTCACCAGATGGACAACTCTATTTTGTTTCTGACCGGAATAATTGGTGGAATTTGTACCGTCTCACTTCGCAAGGGAAGATTGAAGCCCTCTATGAAATGGAAGCCGAATTTGGATCGCCCCATTGGGTCTTTGGTCTTGCTTTGTATGATTTTATTTCTGAAAAACAAATTGTTTGTACCTATACCCAAAATGGACAATGGTATCTTGCCACTTTAAACACAGAGACGAAAACTTTAGAAACGTTAGAGGTTCCCTATACGGATATTGGTTCGATTCATGCCCAAGGGAATGAGGTTGTTTTCATTGGCGGGTCAGCAACCGAACCCACCGCAGTGGTTAACTTAAACTTATCCACTGGAGAAAGTCGAGTGCTCAAGCGGGCGACAAATTTAGAACTTGATACCGGCTATTTATCAGTTCCGGAAGCAATTGCATTCCCGACAACCGGGGAGAAAACCGCTTATGCTTGGTTCTATCCACCCCAGAATCAGGACTATACCGCACCCGAAGGAGAGTTACCGCCGTTAATTGTAAAAAGTCATGGTGGTCCCACGGCTGCCACCAGTCCCCGCTTTAACTTAAAAATTCAATATTGGACCAGTCGCGGCTTTGGATTTGTCGATGTCAACTATGGTGGTAGCACCGGGTATGGACGCGAATATCGACAACGCTTGCAAAAAAATTGGGGCATTGTTGATGTGGACGACTGTGTCAATGCTGCGCGATATCTAGCCAAGATGGGCAAAGTCGATGGCAACCGTCTGGCAATTACTGGCGGTAGTGCGGGCGGTTATACCACTTTAGCCGCACTGACATTCCGGGATACTTTCCAAGCCGGGGCAAGTCATTATGGGGTGAGTGATTTGGAAGCATTAGCCCAAGAAACTCACAAGTTTGAGTCCCGCTACTTAGACCGGTTGGTGGGAGACTACCCTGAAGAAAAAGCCGTCTATGATGCGCGATCGCCAATTTACCATACAGAACAATTATCCTGTCCGGTGATCTTTTTCCAAGGCTTAGAAGATAAGGTCGTCCCTCCCAATCAGGCAGAAAAAATGGTGGAAGCGATTAAGCAGAAAGGATTACCCGTCGCCTATGTCCCTTTTGCTGGGGAACAACATGGCTTCCGTCGGGCTGAAAATATTAAACGAGCGCTGGATGGGGAATTTTATTTCTATTCTCGAGTGTTTGGGTTTACACCGGCGGATGCCATTGAACCGGTCGAAATCATGAATCTTTAG